The window ATTAATTAATGatcttaaatattaaaataaatagtaatataattaaaattaataatttattctataattaatttattcaataaaaaatttcaaataatagtatagatttaaataaagaaattaaaaaaaatctctaaaataaaaaagtgcAAAAGAATCAAATTTGTCAGCCGAACAATAAAAAGCAAAGGGCTTTTGGAATAAATAAAACCTTTAAACCCTTGTTGTGTGCATCTGATTCCGACATAAAGACACTTCAACGGCGTCAATGTCTGAGAACGCAGCCAACATCATGGAGAAGAACCAGGCGATTTGTAAAGAAGCCATCGTGTCTGAACTACAGAAGAAGAAAGTTCATCTCTTTTACTGCTTAGAGTGTGAAGAACTCGCTCGCAACATCGCCTCCCAATCTGATCACATCACTCTCCAATCCATCAACTGGAGGTAAAGTCTTCCTCTTTCCCCCCAGTTCATGTCCTTCTGTGActttagtttagtaaaaatcatGACTTTATCTGAGTTATGATTGTGTAGCTGTTTGATTTGAGTCTTATGTATTCAAAGTCCTCGTCTTTCTCTCTTAGTGTGAATAATATTTGGTTTGTTCATTGGTTTATGTTTGGTTTTCAGGAGCTTTGCTGATGGGTTTCCCAATCTGTTTATCAACAACGCACATGAGATCAGAGGACAGCACGTTGCTTTCCTTGCTTCCTTCAGCTCTCCTGCGGTCATCTTTGAGCAGATCTCTGTGATTTACTTGCTCCCTCGCTTGTTCGTTGCGTCCTTCACCTTGGTGTTGCCTTTCTTCCCCACTGGCTCCTTTGAGAGAATGGAAGAGGAAGGAGATGTTGCAACTGCTTTCACTATGGCTAGGATTGTCTCTAACATCCCCATTTCGCGTGGCGGTCCGACTAGTGTTGTCATCTATGACATTCACGCCCTACAGGAAAGGTTCTACTTTGCTGATCAGGTTCTTCCTTTGTTTGAGACTGGAATCCCATTGTTGACGAAACGTCTTCAACAGCTTCCTGAGACTGAGAAAGTTAGTCTTTTATCTCATTTACAGGCAAACAAAACTGTTAATGGTAGCGTCCACTCATGTTTGATCCCTCTCGTGTGTTGCAGGTCATAGTTGCATTCCCAGATGATGGAGCCTGGAAGCGTTTCCACAAGCTGTTGGATCAGTATCCCACGGTTTGTAGTGATTTTAAGCTGATGTTTTAATCTCTACTCTTACACCTCCACGATAACACTCTCAATGTTGGATCATAATGCAGGTGGTGTGCACAAAGGTTCGTGAAGGTGATAAGAGAATAGTGAGGCTGAAGGAAGGGAACCCTGCTGGTTGTCACGTTGTTATTGTGGATGATCTTGTGCAGTCTGGGGGTACACTCATTGAATGTCAGGTATTGTTATCCTCCGTGAACTACAATCTCCCTGCATTTTGCATCTTCCTCTCTTAATCACTTGTATTAGTGTAAACTCAGGAGAGGCTTTATGTCAACTAACTCATTTATGAGATTTGTTGAGAAGTTATTCTGGAATTGTCAAAATGGcggtttaaaattttcaataccaattcacttcttttttttgttcacacaGAAAGTATTGGCAGCTCATGGAGCAGCGAAGGTGAGTGCTTATGTAACTCATGGTGTCTTCCCAAAGAACTCCTGGGAGCGTTTTACTCACAAGAACAACGGTAAATACTTgtgaaaatagaagaaaaaagtaACTGACATTGTCAATTGTTCATCTCTCGTCTTCAATCCTGATCTCAAGCCTTGTTTTGTCTCAAATTAGGATTAGATGAAGCCTTTGCATACTTCTGGATCACGGATTCTTGTCCACAGACGGTTAAGTCCATAGGAAAC of the Brassica rapa cultivar Chiifu-401-42 chromosome A03, CAAS_Brap_v3.01, whole genome shotgun sequence genome contains:
- the LOC103858036 gene encoding ribose-phosphate pyrophosphokinase 4, whose protein sequence is MSENAANIMEKNQAICKEAIVSELQKKKVHLFYCLECEELARNIASQSDHITLQSINWRSFADGFPNLFINNAHEIRGQHVAFLASFSSPAVIFEQISVIYLLPRLFVASFTLVLPFFPTGSFERMEEEGDVATAFTMARIVSNIPISRGGPTSVVIYDIHALQERFYFADQVLPLFETGIPLLTKRLQQLPETEKVIVAFPDDGAWKRFHKLLDQYPTVVCTKVREGDKRIVRLKEGNPAGCHVVIVDDLVQSGGTLIECQKVLAAHGAAKVSAYVTHGVFPKNSWERFTHKNNGLDEAFAYFWITDSCPQTVKSIGNKAPFEVLSLAGSIADALQI